The Erythrobacter aurantius genome includes a window with the following:
- a CDS encoding acyl-CoA dehydrogenase family protein: protein MNLEFTQEEIAFREEVRAFIEENHPKYLEGMGNREDMTPEDMTAWHKILGRKGWSAPAWPVEYGGTGWTPTQRYIWSEENARVGTFMPLPFGISMVGPVIYTFGNDAQKQQHLPGILSGDVWWCQGYSEPGAGSDLASLKTTAVRDGDHYIINGQKTWTTLAQHADWGFFLCRTDPDAAKPQEGISFILVDMKTPGVEVKPIKLIDGGHEVNETWLTDVRVPVENLVGVENQGWTYAKFLLAHERSGIAGVARSKRGVEKLREIAAQETIDGKPLISDFDFARKVSQLEIDLAALEYTELRTLAGEQAGKGPGPESSILKIKGTEIQQRLTELTLEAVGSYGTPMYGSIADVGSNQYPIGPDYAQLSAATYFNMRKTSIYGGSNEIQRNIITKMILGL from the coding sequence ATGAATCTCGAGTTCACGCAGGAAGAGATTGCGTTCCGTGAAGAGGTGCGCGCCTTTATCGAGGAAAACCACCCCAAGTATCTCGAAGGGATGGGCAACCGCGAGGACATGACGCCTGAGGACATGACGGCCTGGCACAAAATCCTTGGGCGCAAGGGCTGGTCGGCACCGGCATGGCCGGTCGAATATGGCGGCACCGGATGGACCCCGACGCAGCGGTATATCTGGTCCGAGGAAAACGCCCGCGTCGGCACGTTCATGCCGCTGCCGTTCGGCATTTCGATGGTCGGCCCGGTGATCTACACCTTCGGCAATGACGCGCAGAAGCAGCAGCACCTGCCCGGCATCCTGAGTGGCGATGTCTGGTGGTGCCAAGGCTATTCCGAGCCGGGCGCCGGTTCCGACCTCGCCAGCCTCAAGACGACGGCGGTGCGCGACGGCGATCACTACATCATCAACGGACAAAAGACCTGGACCACTCTGGCACAGCACGCCGACTGGGGCTTCTTCCTGTGCCGCACCGATCCGGATGCCGCCAAGCCGCAGGAAGGCATCAGCTTCATTCTGGTCGACATGAAGACCCCGGGTGTCGAAGTGAAGCCGATCAAGCTGATCGACGGCGGACACGAAGTGAACGAAACCTGGCTCACCGATGTGCGTGTGCCGGTCGAAAACCTTGTCGGGGTCGAAAACCAGGGTTGGACCTATGCCAAGTTCCTCCTCGCCCATGAACGCAGCGGGATTGCGGGTGTCGCGCGTTCGAAGCGCGGGGTCGAAAAGCTGCGCGAGATCGCCGCGCAAGAGACGATCGACGGCAAACCGCTGATCAGCGACTTCGATTTCGCACGCAAGGTCAGCCAGCTCGAGATCGACCTCGCCGCGCTCGAATACACCGAACTGCGCACTTTGGCTGGTGAACAGGCGGGCAAGGGGCCGGGGCCGGAAAGCTCGATCCTCAAGATCAAGGGCACCGAAATCCAGCAGCGCCTGACCGAGCTGACGCTGGAAGCCGTCGGCAGCTATGGCACGCCGATGTACGGCAGCATCGCTGATGTGGGATCGAACCAGTATCCGATCGGCCCGGACTACGCGCAGCTTTCCGCCGCGACCTATTTCAACATGCGCAAGACCTCGATCTATGGCGGATCGAATGAAATCCAGCGCAACATCATCACGAAAATGATCCTGGGCCTGTAA
- a CDS encoding LysR family transcriptional regulator, whose amino-acid sequence MSNLNLHHLRLFRAVAREGNLTDAARALNISQSAVSTQIRTLEAALGHDLFDRVGRTLQLTEAGRIALDHADEIFRAADHLTATLDRAEGQRRVLRIGALATLSRNFQMRFLEPLLGRDDVEVVLRSGTQESLLRRLEALSLDVVLTNLVPARDAGSPYLVRRLDEQPVSLVGTPARRSGGGVEQLLADNPLILPTPETALRAGFDAMVDRMGIVPRIAAEGDDMAMLRLLARADVGLAVIPPIVVKGELESGILVELERLTGITEVFFAVTMRRRFPNPLIKDVLP is encoded by the coding sequence ATGTCCAATCTCAATCTGCACCATCTTCGCCTGTTTCGCGCGGTCGCGCGGGAAGGCAATTTGACTGACGCGGCACGGGCGCTGAACATCTCGCAATCGGCGGTTTCGACCCAGATCAGGACGCTTGAAGCCGCGCTGGGCCACGACCTGTTCGATCGGGTCGGGCGCACGCTGCAATTGACCGAAGCCGGGCGGATCGCGCTTGATCATGCCGACGAGATATTCCGGGCCGCCGATCATCTGACTGCAACGCTCGACCGCGCGGAGGGCCAACGCCGTGTCTTGCGCATCGGGGCGCTCGCCACCTTGTCGCGCAACTTCCAGATGCGTTTCCTCGAGCCTCTGCTGGGCCGGGACGATGTCGAGGTGGTTCTGCGATCAGGCACGCAAGAAAGCCTGTTGCGGCGGCTAGAGGCGCTTTCGCTCGACGTGGTGCTTACCAATCTGGTTCCGGCGCGTGATGCCGGCAGCCCCTATCTGGTGCGGCGGCTCGACGAACAGCCTGTCAGCCTTGTCGGCACGCCAGCGCGCAGATCGGGTGGCGGGGTCGAGCAGTTGCTGGCCGACAACCCATTGATCCTGCCGACCCCTGAAACCGCGTTGAGGGCAGGTTTCGACGCGATGGTTGATCGCATGGGCATTGTACCGCGCATCGCGGCAGAGGGGGATGACATGGCGATGCTGCGCCTGCTGGCCCGTGCTGATGTCGGCCTTGCGGTGATTCCCCCGATCGTCGTCAAAGGCGAGTTGGAGAGCGGGATCCTTGTCGAACTGGAGCGTTTGACCGGCATCACGGAAGTTTTTTTCGCCGTCACGATGCGGCGGCGTTTTCCCAATCCGCTCATCAAAGACGTATTGCCGTAG
- a CDS encoding proton-conducting transporter transmembrane domain-containing protein: MNSTLYLVRKFSSEFQMPLAFSLSHIAPVILLLVGAIALFRPGKRPGNLPRLAELAAFGAMVLTLIGLAQVILGEPARLTALKEPLLIALRADLVSATMALLVGFIGWIVMRYSRTYLDGEEREGAFHGLMLATLAAVLVFVQAGSMVTIILAAMTVGVTLKRLLLFYPDRPEAQRAATKFALVWHSGDMLLILAASLLFAVFGTSDIAAITNAASTERLGFTGNLAVAFIVLAAALKTAAFPLHGWLTEVMEAPTPVSALLHAGIINSGGVLLITAAPLVQASTGSMAALVLLGGLTALFGAAVMLTQNAVKTALAWSTVSQMGFMLLQCGLGLWTLALLHIVAHSLYKAHAFLSSGGAVQDVASIRRPGPVAAPSVPAVLKSFGLALVLYAAIATLFTIFIGPKSAQALALGAILIFGVAYLVAQGLADLAPVALTKRTVAASLAAAIAYFSFQAAAEVIWGPGLPAAPVPGPLEWALIVVAVLSFGLVAFAQALFPLWAHHPSTAGLRVHLANGLYLNALLDRAIGGFSKAKSNS; encoded by the coding sequence ATGAATTCCACCCTCTATCTGGTGCGCAAGTTTTCATCGGAGTTCCAGATGCCGCTTGCATTCTCGCTATCGCACATTGCCCCTGTAATCCTGCTGCTTGTGGGAGCGATCGCGCTGTTCCGCCCGGGAAAACGCCCCGGCAATCTGCCGCGCCTCGCAGAGCTGGCAGCATTTGGCGCGATGGTGCTGACGTTGATCGGCCTTGCTCAGGTGATCCTTGGCGAGCCTGCGCGACTGACAGCCCTTAAGGAACCGCTGCTTATCGCCCTTCGCGCCGATCTGGTCAGCGCGACAATGGCTCTACTTGTCGGTTTTATTGGCTGGATCGTCATGCGTTACAGCCGCACCTATCTCGACGGTGAGGAACGCGAAGGCGCGTTCCATGGCCTGATGCTGGCAACGCTCGCTGCGGTTCTGGTGTTCGTGCAGGCGGGCAGCATGGTAACGATCATCCTTGCCGCCATGACTGTCGGCGTGACGCTGAAGCGTCTGCTGCTGTTCTACCCTGACCGCCCCGAGGCACAGCGCGCGGCGACCAAGTTCGCGCTGGTCTGGCATTCGGGCGATATGCTGCTGATCCTCGCCGCATCGCTGTTGTTCGCGGTCTTCGGCACGAGCGACATCGCCGCAATCACCAACGCAGCAAGCACCGAGAGGCTCGGCTTTACAGGCAATCTGGCGGTGGCTTTCATCGTCCTTGCCGCCGCGCTCAAGACCGCCGCCTTCCCCTTGCATGGCTGGTTGACTGAGGTGATGGAGGCTCCGACGCCGGTGTCCGCGCTGCTGCATGCGGGTATCATCAACTCAGGCGGCGTCCTGTTGATCACCGCCGCGCCGCTGGTTCAGGCCAGCACCGGATCGATGGCGGCGCTGGTGCTGCTGGGCGGGCTTACCGCGCTGTTCGGCGCTGCCGTGATGCTGACGCAGAATGCTGTGAAGACGGCGCTTGCCTGGTCCACTGTCTCGCAAATGGGCTTCATGCTGCTGCAATGCGGGCTGGGCCTGTGGACGCTGGCGCTGCTGCATATCGTCGCCCACTCGCTCTACAAGGCGCACGCTTTCCTGTCGTCGGGCGGAGCGGTGCAGGATGTCGCCAGCATCCGCCGCCCCGGCCCGGTTGCCGCGCCCAGTGTCCCGGCCGTGCTGAAGAGCTTTGGCCTTGCACTGGTGCTCTATGCCGCGATTGCCACACTGTTCACGATCTTCATCGGCCCCAAGAGCGCGCAGGCGCTGGCGCTGGGTGCGATCCTGATCTTCGGCGTCGCCTATCTGGTGGCTCAGGGTCTTGCCGATCTTGCCCCGGTTGCTCTCACCAAGCGCACCGTTGCGGCCTCGCTGGCAGCGGCAATCGCCTACTTCAGTTTTCAGGCCGCAGCCGAGGTAATCTGGGGGCCGGGCCTGCCCGCCGCACCCGTTCCCGGCCCGCTGGAATGGGCGCTGATCGTGGTCGCAGTGCTTTCGTTCGGCCTTGTCGCCTTTGCACAGGCTCTGTTCCCGTTGTGGGCGCACCACCCGTCAACTGCGGGCCTGCGGGTCCACCTCGCCAACGGCCTTTACCTCAATGCCCTGCTTGATCGCGCCATTGGCGGGTTCAGCAAAGCCAAATCCAATTCGTAA